The nucleotide window TAACAATTTATCCTAAAATCTCTCGAACAAACTTCTGAGCTGTTTTTCCATCGATCAATCCTTTACCGCGCTTCATGACTTCCGGCATAACTTTGCCCACATCCGCCAAAGAAGAGGCGCCAATTTCATCTGCTACAGATTGCACAATATTTCTAATGTCATCTTCAGACATCATTTGGGGCAAGTAACTTTTTAATATTTCCATTTCAGCTTGCTCTGCTGCCGCAAGTTCTGGACGATTTCCTATTGTATATAATTCCACTGACTCTTTTCTTTGCTTCACCAACATTTGCAGCACTTTAACCTCTTCTGCTTCTGAAAGATCCTCGCGCTTTTCAATTTTTTTGTCTTTCAACTTTGCCAATGTTGTTCGCAATGCGCCAGATTTTTCCTTTTCGCCAGCTTTCATTGCAGTATACATATCACTTTGTATTTGATTAAATAAACTCATATTTTACTCATTATCTATTCGTTTCATGGCCATTAACAATCGATCATTGTCTGATTCAAAACCAATGAATCTGCGGCCCATTTTTTTTGCAATTACACCCACACCACCGGACCGTGCAAAGGGATCCACAATCCAATTCAGCTTAAAACTAGATGCTGTCAAAATTCGTTGAATCAATTGCTCTGGCTTATCCCCTTCCATTTTCACCGTTGTGCCTACTTGAATATCCATAATATCACTCCACAAATTGGTTACACCCATTTCAATCATATTGGCAGAATTCATACTATTTTCCCGATCGGTCACCGCCTCTTGGTTAAACATAAAATCGTTCGATTTTGTGGCAAACCAAGCATCAGAAACTCGATTAATCCAAGTCATGGGTTTGGATTGGTCTTTTGGTTGCGCATTGCGCCAGGTTATCCTGGTTTGAATATGAAAATCCGTACTGAGGAGTGAATGATACATCCCTGAAAATCGCCAGCCAGAAATTAAGTAAATGGCCCCGGTAGGTTTTAAAACGCGGGCGCTTTCTTTCAACCATTGTTCATTCCATTGAAAATATTCCTGGATGGTCATTGGGTTTCCCCTTTGTTCTGTTCCACGCCAAGGAGATTCGGGGGGATCGGCAATGATTAGATCAATTGAATTGTCTGGAATTTTTTTTAACCCATCAAGGCCCAATCCCAAAAAAACGCCTTCTCTCATTTTGTCAATGGTCATGGAAATATCTTCAGCTTTTTGAATTGCTGGGAGATATTTATTTAGATCATTGATGGATAAACCGCGGACGGCTTCAAGCGGATTGGTGAATAAGGGTTCGTTCTTCTCAATAGACATGGGGGAAAATTTAGGATAGCACAGCACTACAAAACAGGAATTCCATTCAATATTTTTAAGTTATAAATTTTATAATGCTACCAAAGAAAAAAGTCCTCTTTATTTGCACCGGGAACGCTTGCCGTTCTCAAATCGCCCATGGATTATTAATGGATATGGCCGGCGATCGGTTTGATGTATATAGCGCCGGCTCCCACCCCAGCCGCGTCCATCCCATGAGCATTGCCGTTATGGACGAATTCGGGATTGATATTTCTTATCATACATCAGATTATGTTGATGATTATCTTAATCAAGGAATCGATATTGCCATTACTGTTTGTGACAATGCCAACCAAATATGTCCATCATTTCCCGAAGAGGTTGAACGTATTCATTGGAGTATTGATGATCCTTTCCGAGGGTGGAATTTTGATACGAATCAAATGGATTCATTTCGTGAAACAAGAACGGAAATCAAAAGCCGTATTGAATCATTTATAGATTCACACTGATTTTTTATATTTGCTTAGACGAAACATTTTAGGCAGACTTCCCAGTTTTTCAATTGTTACTGAAACAACGCCAAAGGATTCTTCTACTTTTCCTCTGAGTAGGAATAAGTTTTCCCATAGCAAAAGATCGCTGTATTTCCGAAAAGCTTCGGGGAAAAGAACACATTCGTAAATATCCGTTTCATCCTCAAGTGTCAAAAATTCCATGGGATCCTTACTTTTCACTGTAGCCGTTTCCTTACGGGTAATGTAAACACCCGCTAAGTGGATGGTGCGCCCAATATATTTTGGCAAATCTTTGGCCTTCCGCACGCGGTCATTAATCATGGGCAAATAAGGCTCGAGAGGATGTTCTGAAATGGGAAATCCAAAAGATTCAATTTCCAGCCGTCGTTGATCTTCTTTGTCTATATTCTTATACTGAGTTTGATACCTATTTGTTGGGCGAGAATCTTTAGTCAAGTTCAGAGCAATATCCCCATTCTTTCCTTTCTCCCCCAAGCAATACCAAGCCGCACGATAGGCAATCTCCTGGTGAGCCAATTCCGGTGTTAATGAATAAAAACACCCAGCATTGGTGAGGGCCATGGCATCGGACAAGGTTGGATCAATCCGCATAAAAAAGTCCTCTAATGATGTAAAATCACCCGCTTTTCGTTCATCCAAAATTTCTTGTACGGTTTTTTTCTGGAGGTTTCGAATACTCATAAATCCCATTCGAATTCGGTTTTTCCGCCCACGATATTCCATCCAGCTGCGGTTCACATCCGGTGGTAAAATTTTGATGCCAAACCGCCTTGCCTC belongs to Candidatus Neomarinimicrobiota bacterium and includes:
- a CDS encoding GatB/YqeY domain-containing protein, coding for MSLFNQIQSDMYTAMKAGEKEKSGALRTTLAKLKDKKIEKREDLSEAEEVKVLQMLVKQRKESVELYTIGNRPELAAAEQAEMEILKSYLPQMMSEDDIRNIVQSVADEIGASSLADVGKVMPEVMKRGKGLIDGKTAQKFVREILG
- a CDS encoding site-specific DNA-methyltransferase, whose protein sequence is MSIEKNEPLFTNPLEAVRGLSINDLNKYLPAIQKAEDISMTIDKMREGVFLGLGLDGLKKIPDNSIDLIIADPPESPWRGTEQRGNPMTIQEYFQWNEQWLKESARVLKPTGAIYLISGWRFSGMYHSLLSTDFHIQTRITWRNAQPKDQSKPMTWINRVSDAWFATKSNDFMFNQEAVTDRENSMNSANMIEMGVTNLWSDIMDIQVGTTVKMEGDKPEQLIQRILTASSFKLNWIVDPFARSGGVGVIAKKMGRRFIGFESDNDRLLMAMKRIDNE
- a CDS encoding arsenate reductase ArsC; the protein is MLPKKKVLFICTGNACRSQIAHGLLMDMAGDRFDVYSAGSHPSRVHPMSIAVMDEFGIDISYHTSDYVDDYLNQGIDIAITVCDNANQICPSFPEEVERIHWSIDDPFRGWNFDTNQMDSFRETRTEIKSRIESFIDSH